Proteins encoded within one genomic window of Triticum aestivum cultivar Chinese Spring chromosome 2D, IWGSC CS RefSeq v2.1, whole genome shotgun sequence:
- the LOC123052143 gene encoding mitochondrial import inner membrane translocase subunit TIM17-1, translating to MSAPVFERDLFEREPCPGRIIDDAGSAFAMGAVGGSVYHFFKGLHNSPNGARITGGMQAARMNAPRLAGSFAVWGTLFSTFHCTSAYVRRKEDPWNSIIGGAATGGFLSMRQGVKASGRSALVGGFFLALIEGAGLMANRFAPQMLPPLPADDPNMAAAISMGGGGFPGLPQPVVSPAEVVSSSSGGSWFGGLFGKKEEKKPSGSAGMSEILESFEAPSPPIPSFDFK from the coding sequence ATGTCGGCTCCTGTCTTCGAGAGAGATCTCTTCGAGAGAGAACCGTGCCCAGGCCGCATCATTGATGATGCAGGCAGTGCTTTCGCCATGGGTGCTGTCGGTGGTTCTGTCTATCACTTTTTCAAGGGCCTTCATAACTCGCCCAATGGTGCTCGAATTACTGGCGGCATGCAGGCCGCTCGCATGAACGCCCCTCGACTCGCCGGGAGCTTTGCTGTGTGGGGCACCCTCTTTTCCACCTTCCACTGCACCTCAGCCTACGTTCGCCGGAAGGAGGACCCCTGGAACTCCATCATAGGTGGCGCCGCCACTGGAGGGTTTCTCTCCATGCGGCAGGGCGTCAAAGCTTCTGGCCGCTCGGCACTTGTGGGTGGCTTTTTCCTCGCCCTCATAGAGGGCGCTGGCCTCATGGCCAACCGCTTTGCACCGCAGATGCTCCCGCCGCTCCCTGCCGATGATCCCAACATGGCCGCCGCCATCTCGATGGGAGGAGGTGGCTTCCCAGGCCTGCCTCAGCCTGTCGTGTCCCCTGCAGAGGTCGTGAGCTCAAGCAGTGGGGGTAGCTGGTTTGGCGGCCTCTTCggcaagaaggaggagaagaagcccAGCGGCAGTGCTGGCATGTCGGAGATATTAGAGAGCTTCGAGGCGCCCAGCCCTCCGATACCATCGTTTGATTTCAAGTGA
- the LOC123052144 gene encoding mitochondrial import inner membrane translocase subunit TIM17-2 yields the protein MGTPETSREPCPDRILDDVGGAFGMGAVGGSVFHFLKGTYNSPNGERLLGGAQQVRLNAPRVGGSFAVWGGLFSAFDCTMVFVRQKEDPWNSIIAGAATGGFLSMRQGPGAAGRSALMGGCLLALIEGAGLMLNRVLAAPQNLPPLPTDDPNLAAAMAGGGVGGFPGMPQPPVPPVEVGSSGGGGSWFGGLFGKKEEEKKPSGSGGKSEILESFDTPSPPIPSFDYK from the coding sequence ATGGGCACGCCGGAGACCTCGCGGGAGCCGTGCCCGGACCGCATCCTCGACGACGTGGGCGGCGCGTTCGGGATGGGGGCGGTGGGCGGCTCCGTCTTCCATTTCCTCAAGGGCACCTACAACTCGCCCAACGGCGAGCGCCTGCTGGGCGGGGCCCAGCAGGTGCGCCTCAACGCGCCGCGCGTCGGCGGGAGCTTCGCCGTCTGGGGCGGCCTCTTCTCCGCCTTCGACTGCACCATGGTCTTCGTGCGCCAGAAGGAGGACCCCTGGAACTCCATCATCGCCGGCGCCGCCACGGGTGGCTTCCTCTCCATGCGCCAGGgccccggcgccgccggccgctCCGCGCTCATGGGCGGCTGCCTCCTCGCGCTCATCGAGGGCGCCGGCCTCATGCTCAACCGCGTCCTCGCCGCGCCGCAGAACCTCCCCCCGCTCCCCACCGACGACCCCAACCTGGCCGCCGCGATGGCGGGGGGAGGCGTCGGCGGCTTCCCAGGCATGCCCCAGCCACCCGTGCCCCCTGTGGAGGTCGGGAGCTCCGGCGGCGGGGGTAGTTGGTTCGGCGGCCTCTTCggcaagaaggaggaggagaagaagcccagcggcagcggcggcaagtCGGAGATATTAGAGAGCTTTGATACGCCCAGCCCTCCGATACCTTCGTTCGACTACAAGTGA
- the LOC123052145 gene encoding COBRA-like protein 6: MELPHAALALIVAAAATLSVAVAYDPLDPNGNITIKWDVLSWTPDGYVATVTINNFQTYRQIMAPGWTVGWTWAKREVIWSMVGAQATEQGDCSKFKANLPHSCKRTPAVVDLLPGVPYNQQIANCCRGGVVSAYGQDPSGAVSSFQVSVGQAGTTNRTVKVPKNFTLLGPGPGYTCGPAKVVPSTVFLTADHRRKTQALMTWNVTCTYSQHLASKYPTCCVSFSSFYNDTIVPCAKCACGCEHKTCARSERDSKRLMSASGKSSAHAVTAVRGHVNRQSAAPLLQCTTHMCPVRVHWHVKLNYHDYWRAKVTVTNFNYRTNYTGWTLVAQHPNLDNITEVFSFDYKPVVSYGSINDTALFYGMKFFNDQLMEAGPYGNVQSEVLMRKDASTFTFRQGWAFPRKIYFNGDECRMPPPDSYPYLPNSAPASLVSSASVVVAFLVLLMA, encoded by the exons ATGGAGCTGCCCCACGCCGCGCTCGCGCTGATCGTCGCCGCGGCCGCCACGCTCTCCGTCGCAG TGGCCTACGACCCGCTGGATCCCAACGGGAACATCACCATCAAATGGGACGTTCTCTCGTGGACGCCAGACGGATACGTC GCGACGGTGACGATCAACAACTTCCAGACGTACCGGCAGATCATGGCGCCGGGGTGGACGGTGGGGTGGACGTGGGCGAAGCGGGAGGTGATCTGGTCCATGGTGGGCGCGCAGGCCACGGAGCAGGGCGACTGCTCCAAGTTCAAGGCCAACCTCCCGCACTCGTGCAAGCGCACCCCCGCCGTCGTCGACCTGCTCCCGGGCGTGCCCTACAACCAGCAGATCGCCAACTGCTGCCGCGGCGGCGTCGTCTCCGCCTACGGCCAGGACCCGTCCGGCGCCGTGTCCTCCTTCCAGGTCAGCGTCGGCCAGGCCGGCACCACCAACCGCACCGTCAAGGTCCCCAAGAACTTCACCCTCCTCGGCCCCGGCCCAGGCTACACCTGCGGCCCCGCCAAGGTCGTCCCCTCCACCGTCTTCCTCACCGCCGACCACCGCCGCAAGACCCAGGCCCTCA TGACGTGGAACGTGACGTGCACCTACTCGCAGCACCTGGCGTCCAAGTACCCGACCTGCTgcgtctccttctcctccttctacAACGACACCATCGTGCCCTGCGCCAAGTGCGCGTGCGGCTGCGAGCACAAGACCTGCGCCCGCAGCGAGCGGGACTCGAAGCGGCTCATGTCGGCGTCGGGGAAGAGCAGCGCGCACGCGGTCACCGCGGTGCGCGGGCACGTGAACCGGCAGAGCGCGGCGCCGCTGCTGCAGTGCACGACCCACATGTGCCCCGTGCGCGTCCACTGGCACGTCAAGCTCAACTACCACGACTACTGGCGCGCCAAGGTGACCGTCACCAACTTCAACTACCGCACCAACTACACCGGCTGGACGCTCGTCGCCCAGCACCCCAACCTCGACAACATCACCGAGGTCTTCAGCTTCGACTACAAGCCCGTCGTCTCCTACGGCTCCATCA ATGATACGGCGCTGTTCTACGGGATGAAGTTCTTCAACGACCAGCTCATGGAGGCGGGGCCGTACGGGAACGTGCAGTCGGAGGTGCTGATGCGCAAGGACGCCAGCACATTCACGTTCAGGCAGGGGTGGGCGTTCCCGCGGAAGATCTACTTCAACGGCGACGAGTGCCGGATGCCGCCGCCGGACTCCTACCCTTACCTGCCCAACTCCGCGCCGGCGTCGCTCGTGAGCTCCGCCTCCGTCGTCGTCGCCTTCTTGGTTCTACTCATGGCATGA